One part of the Xiphophorus hellerii strain 12219 chromosome 17, Xiphophorus_hellerii-4.1, whole genome shotgun sequence genome encodes these proteins:
- the LOC116736730 gene encoding BTB/POZ domain-containing protein KCTD16-like produces MALSGNCRTIPKDLQSSVQNSFPDVVELNVGGQVYYTRHSTLVGTPNSLLGKLFSSKKDASNDLARDPKGRYFIDRDGFLFRYVLDYLRDKQVVLPDHFPEKGRLRKEAEYFQLPDLVKLLTPEDIKHSPDDFFHSDHEDGSQGSDHRQCPPPSLVPADRKSGFITVGYRGSCTMGRESQSDAKFRRVPRILICGRVALAKEVFGETLNESRDPDRTPERYTSRFYLKFKHLERAFDMLSECGFQMVACNSSVTASFVNQHTEDKIWSSYTEYVFYRKCENLCYRVLQRAVAVHGWMVSWDFVGVVLPVTSRTKPLKS; encoded by the coding sequence ATGGCGCTGAGTGGAAACTGCAGAACTATTCCCAAAGACCTGCAGTCTTCAGTTCAGAACAGTTTCCCAGATGTTGTTGAGTTAAACGTAGGAGGGCAGGTTTATTACACCCGCCACTCAACTTTGGTGGGGACCCCGAATTCGTTGCTCGGTAAGCTGTTCTCCTCCAAAAAAGACGCATCTAACGATTTGGCGAGAGACCCCAAGGGCCGGTACTTCATCGATAGGGACGGGTTTTTATTCCGATATGTTCTGGACTACCTCCGGGACAAGCAAGTCGTCCTCCCGGACCACTTCCCCGAGAAAGGGAGGCTCCGGAAAGAGGCAGAATACTTCCAGCTGCCCGACCTGGTGAAGCTTTTGACCCCAGAGGACATCAAGCACAGTCCGGACGACTTCTTTCACAGCGACCACGAAGATGGCTCTCAGGGTAGCGACCACCGACAGTGCCCTCCGCCCTCTCTGGTCCCCGCGGACAGGAAGAGCGGTTTCATCACGGTGGGATACCGGGGGTCGTGCACAATGGGCCGGGAGAGCCAGAGCGACGCCAAGTTCAGGAGAGTACCTCGGATACTGATCTGCGGCAGGGTGGCTCTGGCTAAAGAGGTGTTCGGGGAGACTCTAAACGAGAGCCGGGATCCGGACAGGACCCCGGAGCGATACACCTCCCGGTTTTATCTCAAGTTCAAGCATCTGGAGAGAGCGTTTGATATGTTGTCGGAGTGCGGTTTCCAGATGGTGGCCTGCAACTCCTCAGTCACAGCCTCGTTTGTCAACCAGCACACAGAGGACAAGATTTGGTCCAGCTACACTGAATACGTCTTCTACCGTAAGTGTGAAAATCTTTGTTATCGTGTTCTGCAGAGGGCAGTGGCGGTGCACGGTTGGATGGTGTCCTGGGACTTTGTGGGGGTGGTACTCCCAGTTACGTCCAGAACCAAACCGCTCAAGTCTTAA